The following are encoded in a window of Balaenoptera ricei isolate mBalRic1 chromosome 1, mBalRic1.hap2, whole genome shotgun sequence genomic DNA:
- the LOC132376107 gene encoding small ribosomal subunit protein eS19-like, with product MLGVTVKDVNQREFVRALAVFLKKSRKLKVPEWVDTVKLAKHKELTPYGKNWFYTRAASTARHLYLRGSAGRGSMTKIYGGRQGKGVMPSHFGRGSKSMARRVLQALEGLKKVGKDQDGSYKRTPQGQRDLDRIAGQVAAANKKH from the coding sequence ATGCTTGGAGTTACTGTAAAAGACGTGAACCAGCGGGAGTTCGTCAGAGCTCTGGCTGTCTTCCTCAAAAAGTCCAGGAAGCTGAAAGTCCCTGAATGGGTGGACACTGTCAAGCTGGCCAAGCACAAAGAGCTCACTCCCTACGGTAAGAACTGGTTCTACACACGAGCTGCTTCCACAGCACGGCACCTGTACCTCCGGGGCAGCGCGGGGCGGGGCTCCATGACCAAGATCTATGGTGGGCGTCAGGGAAAGGGTGTCATGCCCAGCCACTTCGGCAGAGGCTCCAAGAGCATGGCCCGTCGGGTTCTCCAAGCCCTGGAGGGGCTGAAAAAGGTGGGAAAGGACCAAGATGGGAGCTACAAACGCACACCTCAGGGACAGAGAGATCTGGACAGAATCGCCGGACAAGTGGCAGCTGCCAACAAGAAGCATTAG